One genomic window of Fibrobacter sp. UWT2 includes the following:
- a CDS encoding glycoside hydrolase N-terminal domain-containing protein: MKTLGLVFGTLACAATVFAPVAFAAENPLKLWYNSDAGTSFTDALPIGNGYMGGIVYGGVAKDIIGLNESTVWSGGPGDNNKQGAASHLKDARDAMFRGDYRTAESIVSNYMIGPGPASFQPVGDLVITTSHSGATNYRRELDLKTAIAKTTYTAGGVNYTREYFASYPDHVIVVRLTADKNGSVSFGATMTTPHRSNSMSNSGNTLVYDVTVNSIKFQNRLNVVADGGTVSVANGKINVQGANSAMLVLTTATNFKSYNDVSGNPGSIATEIMSKVAKKSYDDLLSAHLKDYQTIFNRVSLNLGEPDKSAGDITSTRVKNFNSTNDPSLVELHYQFGRYLLISSSRKGGQPANLQGIWNKDTNPVWGSKYTTNINLEMNYWPVETANLGECVWPLIDKIKSMVPQGEKTAKVHWGVDEGWVEHHNTDLWNRTAPIDGAWGLWPTGAGWLSTHLWEHYLFNPTDKAYLQDVYSTMKGAALFFVNSLIEEPETGNKYLVTAPSDSPENDHGGYNVCFGPTMDNQIIRDVLNYTIEASKILGVDEDARAKMEAVVKRLPPTKTGKYGQITEWLQDWDDPNNKNRHISHLYGLFPSAQITPEETPDLIKGAGVTLKQRGDDATGWSLAWKINFWARMHDGDHAYTMIRMLLTPNKTYNNLFDSHPPFQIDGNFGAVSGVNEMLMQSHNGRINLLPALPSQWKDGSIKGIRARGGFEIDSMAWKGGKLTYVAIKSDVGQTLNLVNGSNKFTTTTVPGKVYEFDGNLKLTNQPFEPVVIPGKIQAESYISMDGVQIEPDTDGEPNLGWINDGDYSEYLVKVPAAGAYKLTARVASGAEEKSTIAVTDSTGKALATLTVDPAKTEGWNDWYETSTAIDLPKGEQKLKFTYNGSDTYLMNVDWFSFDSDPTAIPTAVRVANSLSVHAVSMARASVALMVSADGDFEARLYSANGNLVAKRQGSGNSLVEFGKNGRLLQGTYIAVVKSGNLQKTLKIKAY; encoded by the coding sequence ATGAAGACGCTGGGCTTAGTGTTTGGTACTTTGGCGTGTGCGGCGACGGTGTTTGCACCTGTGGCTTTCGCTGCCGAAAATCCCCTAAAATTGTGGTACAATAGCGATGCGGGTACCTCGTTTACCGACGCTTTGCCCATTGGCAACGGCTATATGGGCGGTATTGTTTATGGGGGTGTCGCAAAAGACATTATCGGCCTGAACGAAAGTACCGTGTGGTCGGGTGGCCCGGGCGACAACAACAAGCAGGGGGCGGCGAGCCACTTGAAAGATGCCCGCGATGCCATGTTCCGTGGCGACTACCGCACGGCAGAATCCATCGTTTCTAATTATATGATTGGCCCGGGCCCGGCGAGCTTTCAGCCGGTGGGCGACCTGGTGATTACCACGTCGCATTCGGGCGCTACCAATTACCGCCGCGAACTGGACCTCAAGACGGCTATCGCCAAGACCACGTATACGGCGGGCGGCGTCAACTACACCCGCGAATATTTTGCAAGCTACCCGGACCATGTGATTGTGGTGCGCCTCACGGCCGACAAGAACGGCTCGGTGAGTTTTGGTGCCACCATGACGACTCCGCACCGCAGCAACAGCATGTCGAACAGCGGCAACACGCTCGTTTACGACGTGACGGTGAATTCCATCAAGTTCCAGAATCGCCTGAACGTGGTGGCTGACGGCGGCACGGTTTCGGTCGCGAACGGCAAAATCAACGTGCAGGGCGCAAATTCTGCAATGCTCGTACTCACCACGGCCACGAACTTCAAGTCTTATAACGATGTCTCGGGCAACCCGGGCTCCATCGCCACCGAAATCATGTCCAAGGTGGCCAAAAAGTCTTACGACGACTTGCTCTCCGCGCACCTCAAGGATTACCAGACTATTTTCAATCGCGTGTCGCTGAACCTGGGCGAACCCGACAAGAGCGCAGGCGACATTACCAGCACTCGCGTCAAGAATTTCAATTCCACGAACGACCCTTCTCTGGTGGAATTGCACTATCAATTCGGCCGTTACTTGCTGATTTCTAGCTCGCGCAAGGGTGGCCAGCCCGCCAACTTGCAGGGCATTTGGAACAAGGATACGAACCCGGTTTGGGGCAGTAAGTACACCACGAACATTAACCTCGAAATGAACTACTGGCCGGTAGAGACGGCGAACCTCGGCGAATGCGTGTGGCCGCTCATTGACAAAATCAAGAGCATGGTGCCGCAGGGCGAAAAGACTGCCAAGGTGCACTGGGGCGTAGACGAAGGCTGGGTGGAACACCACAATACCGACCTCTGGAACCGTACCGCTCCGATCGATGGCGCGTGGGGCTTGTGGCCTACGGGCGCAGGCTGGCTAAGCACGCACTTGTGGGAACATTACCTGTTCAACCCGACCGACAAGGCCTACTTGCAAGACGTTTATTCGACCATGAAGGGGGCGGCGCTCTTCTTTGTGAATAGCCTTATCGAAGAGCCCGAAACCGGCAACAAGTACTTGGTCACGGCGCCGAGCGATTCTCCGGAAAACGATCACGGCGGCTACAATGTCTGCTTTGGCCCGACCATGGACAACCAGATTATTCGCGACGTGCTGAATTACACCATCGAGGCTTCCAAGATTCTGGGCGTCGACGAAGATGCCCGCGCCAAGATGGAAGCGGTGGTAAAACGCTTGCCGCCTACAAAGACGGGTAAGTACGGCCAGATTACGGAATGGCTGCAGGATTGGGATGACCCGAACAACAAGAACCGCCATATTTCGCACTTGTACGGCCTTTTCCCGAGCGCACAGATTACGCCCGAAGAAACTCCCGACTTGATCAAGGGCGCAGGCGTTACGCTCAAGCAGCGCGGCGACGATGCGACCGGATGGTCCTTGGCTTGGAAGATCAATTTCTGGGCGCGTATGCACGATGGCGATCACGCTTACACGATGATTCGCATGCTGCTTACGCCGAACAAGACTTACAATAATTTGTTTGATTCCCATCCGCCGTTCCAGATTGACGGTAACTTCGGTGCGGTCTCGGGCGTGAACGAAATGCTCATGCAGAGCCACAACGGCCGAATCAACTTGCTGCCGGCACTGCCTTCGCAGTGGAAAGACGGTAGCATCAAGGGCATTCGCGCCCGCGGCGGTTTTGAAATCGATTCCATGGCCTGGAAGGGAGGCAAGCTCACTTATGTGGCCATCAAGTCCGATGTGGGCCAGACGCTCAACCTGGTGAATGGCTCTAACAAGTTTACGACCACCACGGTTCCGGGCAAGGTTTATGAATTCGATGGCAATCTCAAGCTCACGAACCAGCCGTTCGAGCCGGTGGTCATTCCGGGCAAGATCCAGGCCGAAAGCTACATCTCCATGGACGGCGTGCAGATAGAGCCCGACACCGATGGCGAGCCGAATCTCGGCTGGATTAACGACGGCGATTACAGCGAATACCTGGTAAAGGTTCCGGCTGCAGGTGCTTACAAGCTTACCGCCCGCGTGGCCTCTGGTGCCGAAGAAAAGTCGACCATTGCGGTGACCGATTCTACGGGCAAGGCGCTTGCGACGCTTACGGTGGACCCTGCAAAGACTGAAGGTTGGAACGACTGGTACGAAACTTCGACCGCGATCGATTTGCCCAAGGGCGAACAGAAGCTCAAGTTCACTTATAACGGAAGCGACACGTACCTGATGAATGTCGACTGGTTCAGCTTCGATAGCGATCCGACGGCGATTCCGACGGCGGTTCGTGTAGCAAATTCGCTCAGTGTTCATGCGGTGTCGATGGCCCGCGCCTCGGTGGCCCTGATGGTAAGTGCCGACGGCGACTTTGAGGCCCGCCTGTACTCGGCAAATGGCAATTTGGTGGCAAAACGGCAGGGTAGCGGTAATTCTTTGGTGGAATTCGGCAAAAATGGCCGCCTGCTGCAAGGGACTTACATTGCGGTTGTCAAGAGCGGTAACCTGCAAAAAACGCTCAAAATCAAGGCATATTGA
- a CDS encoding family 43 glycosylhydrolase: protein MMFAKSIKAAVALVGFGLCTQAMAENPLIQTYYSPDPAPVVFGDTLCTYSGNDEGGSFFTMHGWRVSCTTDMVNWTDMNTLILEAGDFNGSAKKNGDWASQCIRRNDKYYYYVTVESTRGGRAINVGVSDKKEGPFKDALNGKHLAGPNWDYIDPTVFIDDDGQAWLYWGNPKLYYCPLKENMIECASEIKVSDMSTFNGKYTEGPWIHKRGKKYYMIYAAGGIPESIDYSWSDSPTGPWTYKGVIMPKSEPGAAFTVHSGIVDFKGRSFFFYHNQKNVKGGGYSRSTAIEEFTWNADGTIPTIRATNNGVVKPIKNLDPFVRVEAETKSWVGGMTVNTSGGYTIIEHVKAQNGAVYLTNMGNSFYTKVRSVDMGDGADRIIVCTRGNGGKLELHAGSENGALLATMNIPSSSAWQENSFDLTDAAGVDDLFFVVKQGGFDFDYWYMESEKTAVPQTPYKEVAAKIPGKIEAENYDVGGHNKAFYDNDRENQGKAYREDEVDVVDISDSKCGDAACAGYAIGYTNDGEWVEYTINVTADAKYDITANVATAFETSAMQLFIDDKEITESVVAPKVDSVWTTYKEVEIGSAELKKGEHVLKLLITGGYLNVDWIQFTDPNDTTTSIAKNVKLAPQTASYNVFGTTGKFLGRVESGANMAATLKNAGFASGMYILRAVGLNKTLRVQVR, encoded by the coding sequence ATGATGTTTGCGAAGAGTATTAAGGCGGCTGTTGCCTTGGTTGGTTTCGGGCTCTGCACGCAGGCCATGGCCGAAAACCCGCTTATCCAGACATATTATTCTCCGGACCCGGCGCCTGTCGTGTTCGGCGATACGCTTTGCACCTATTCCGGCAACGACGAGGGCGGTAGCTTTTTTACGATGCACGGCTGGCGCGTATCGTGCACCACGGATATGGTGAACTGGACCGACATGAACACCCTCATTCTGGAAGCGGGTGACTTCAACGGTTCTGCCAAGAAAAACGGCGACTGGGCTTCTCAATGCATTCGCCGCAATGACAAGTACTATTATTACGTGACCGTGGAATCCACCCGCGGCGGCCGCGCCATTAACGTGGGTGTGTCCGACAAGAAGGAAGGCCCCTTCAAGGATGCCCTGAACGGCAAACATTTGGCGGGCCCCAACTGGGACTACATCGACCCCACCGTATTTATTGACGACGATGGCCAGGCATGGCTTTACTGGGGTAACCCCAAGCTTTATTACTGCCCCCTCAAGGAGAACATGATTGAATGCGCAAGCGAAATCAAGGTCTCCGACATGAGCACCTTTAACGGCAAGTATACCGAAGGCCCATGGATTCACAAGCGCGGAAAAAAATATTACATGATTTACGCCGCCGGTGGCATTCCCGAATCCATTGACTATTCCTGGAGTGATTCCCCGACGGGTCCCTGGACCTACAAGGGCGTCATTATGCCGAAAAGCGAACCGGGTGCCGCGTTCACCGTTCACTCCGGCATTGTCGACTTCAAGGGCCGCAGCTTCTTCTTCTATCACAACCAGAAGAACGTGAAGGGTGGCGGCTACAGCCGTTCTACCGCAATTGAAGAATTCACCTGGAATGCCGACGGTACCATTCCCACTATCCGCGCTACCAACAATGGCGTCGTGAAGCCCATCAAGAACCTTGACCCGTTCGTGCGCGTGGAAGCCGAGACCAAGTCTTGGGTTGGTGGCATGACTGTCAATACGTCGGGCGGCTACACCATCATCGAACATGTGAAGGCTCAAAACGGTGCGGTTTACCTGACCAATATGGGTAACAGCTTCTACACCAAGGTGCGCTCTGTTGACATGGGCGACGGTGCCGACCGCATTATCGTTTGCACTAGGGGCAACGGCGGTAAGCTTGAACTCCATGCCGGCTCCGAAAACGGTGCGCTCCTTGCTACAATGAATATTCCGTCTAGTTCTGCCTGGCAAGAAAATTCGTTCGACTTGACTGATGCCGCAGGCGTCGATGACTTGTTCTTCGTGGTAAAGCAGGGCGGGTTCGATTTTGACTACTGGTACATGGAAAGCGAAAAGACCGCTGTGCCGCAGACTCCTTACAAGGAAGTGGCTGCAAAGATTCCGGGCAAGATCGAAGCCGAAAACTACGACGTGGGCGGCCACAATAAGGCCTTCTACGACAACGACCGCGAAAACCAGGGCAAGGCCTACCGCGAAGACGAAGTCGATGTGGTTGACATTAGTGATTCCAAGTGCGGCGACGCCGCCTGTGCGGGCTATGCTATCGGTTACACGAACGATGGCGAATGGGTGGAGTACACCATCAATGTCACGGCGGATGCCAAGTACGACATTACGGCGAATGTGGCGACCGCCTTCGAAACTTCTGCAATGCAGCTGTTCATTGACGACAAGGAAATTACCGAATCGGTGGTGGCTCCGAAGGTCGACAGCGTATGGACTACGTACAAGGAAGTGGAAATCGGTTCCGCAGAGCTCAAGAAGGGCGAACATGTGCTCAAGCTCTTGATTACCGGCGGTTACTTGAATGTTGACTGGATTCAGTTTACCGATCCGAACGACACCACGACTTCTATTGCGAAGAACGTAAAGCTTGCCCCGCAGACAGCGTCTTACAACGTGTTCGGCACCACCGGCAAGTTCCTCGGTCGCGTAGAATCCGGTGCGAACATGGCTGCAACCCTTAAGAATGCTGGGTTCGCAAGCGGTATGTACATCTTGCGTGCCGTGGGCCTGAACAAGACCCTCCGCGTGCAAGTCCGCTAG